GGAACCGCATGGAGAACAGTAGGAAATAGAGCAGGGCCTTGAGCGGCAGTATCAAGATCAGGGCCGCTGCGATGGCGATGCCTATCCCATCCGGGAACTGTGTCATGCCGACGCTGAGAAAGAAGCCCACGAGAAAAATGTCCTTCAAGCCCAGCATGTTCTTACTGAGCTCATCGGCCTTCTCGGTGTTGGAAAGGAGGAGTCCGGCAGCAAGCGCCCCTACGGCTCCCTTGATGCCGACAGCATCGAACAGTGCGCTGCCGGACAGGGCTGCTGCGACACCGAACAGCAGGAGCAACTCACCGTGACCGCTGCTGTTCATCACGCGGACGAGAAGTGGACGCGCAGGAATGAGCAGGACCAGAGCTAGAGCCCAGACGCTCGGCCACGCCTGCGCCGATGCGGCCAGGATGATGACGGCAATGAAGTCCTGTAGGACGAGCACCCCAATCGCCAGTTTTCCGTGTCTGCTCGATGCCGCGCCCCGGTCCTCAAGCACCTTCACTGCGAAGACTGTGCTTGAGAATGACAGCGAAATGCCCAGCAGTAATGCAGCACGCAGGTCCAAGCCTGAAAAGGGCCCTGTCTGAGTGAATGCGAGCAACCAGATAACACCGGTGAAGCCGAACGTGGCCAGCGTGACTTCGAGGGTTCCGACCACCCAGATCTCGGCCTTGAAGAGAGATTTCAGATTGAGCTTGAGTCCGACCGTGAAGAGCAGCAAGATGATGCCTACATCGGCGATTTGATCGAGCAGGGCACCTGTTTCGGCACCGAAAGCATGCAGGCCCAAGCCGGCAGCGAGGTACCCCACCAGAGGTGGCAGACCAATGGCGCGACACAGGAAGCCCGCAGCAAATGCGATGAGGATCCAGATGGGGTCCGTGAGTGTGGCTACTAGATCATTGGGATCCATGGTTCAACCTTGTCGGAAGCCCTAAACTCGGGCAACTGTGACCGAATATGGCGGAGTCCGCGGCGTATCCGCGCGGCCAGTATCGTTGTTGAAGTCGACTCAGTGGCCATGGGCTAGTAGCACGGAGCATTCTGCGTACTGAGTGACGTCGTTTGCGATCGATCCCATCAGCGCACGAGATAGACCCCGGCGCCCCTTCGTGCCCAGAGCAACAAAATCCGGGGCCAATGAATCGAGCATGTCGAAGATCGGGTACTTGGCGTTGAGTCGCGACACAGTCGGATCAGCGAGCAGGACTTTCACTGACACCTTTGCGCCACAGTCGCGCAATATCCGCGCAGAGTTTTCAGCCTTCTCACGTAAGGATGGCACTTCCGAATCCCAATCCAAATCGTGATCAACGGCGAGCACAGTCACGTGCGTCGTGGCTATCCAAGGCATCTTGACGAGTGCTGCGATGGCGGCATCCGAATGAGGGGAACCGTCGACACAAGCGAGGATTGAATGTATCCGTTCTGAGCGCCGTGCGATGACAACAGGTGCATTTGGAGACTTCGCCAGCCGCTCAGCAGTGCTGCCCAAATGGAGCGCCTTCATGATTCCGCTCCCGCGCGCTCCGATAACCGTGAGGCCAACCCCGAGGCCCTCGCTGAGCACGATTCGTGGGTCCCCTGAAGCAGTCAGGTATCGGACCTTTTTCAATTCGCATGACTTTGGAATCGTCCGAGGGTGTTCGGGCTGCACTTCACGCAAGGGGTCTGAGGTGATCAAGGAGACAAAGCTCGGATCCGGAGGTGTTACGGAGACAATGTCAAGGTCCCACGTGGGCCATTCGTGTGCAGTGATCCACCTAAATGCGATGTCTGCACCGGCAGAGTGATCGTCGCCAAAGACGATTCGACTCTGCAGGGAGGGCTCGCATTCCATGGATTCAGTTAACCACAGTGGGGATACATTAGATAGTGACCCAAGCCTTTGAGCGCTCCGAGTGACCGACATCGGAAGTAGCGTGAGAGAAATTGATCGCGACGG
This genomic stretch from Candidatus Nanopelagicales bacterium harbors:
- a CDS encoding universal stress protein; this translates as MECEPSLQSRIVFGDDHSAGADIAFRWITAHEWPTWDLDIVSVTPPDPSFVSLITSDPLREVQPEHPRTIPKSCELKKVRYLTASGDPRIVLSEGLGVGLTVIGARGSGIMKALHLGSTAERLAKSPNAPVVIARRSERIHSILACVDGSPHSDAAIAALVKMPWIATTHVTVLAVDHDLDWDSEVPSLREKAENSARILRDCGAKVSVKVLLADPTVSRLNAKYPIFDMLDSLAPDFVALGTKGRRGLSRALMGSIANDVTQYAECSVLLAHGH
- a CDS encoding cation:proton antiporter; its protein translation is MDPNDLVATLTDPIWILIAFAAGFLCRAIGLPPLVGYLAAGLGLHAFGAETGALLDQIADVGIILLLFTVGLKLNLKSLFKAEIWVVGTLEVTLATFGFTGVIWLLAFTQTGPFSGLDLRAALLLGISLSFSSTVFAVKVLEDRGAASSRHGKLAIGVLVLQDFIAVIILAASAQAWPSVWALALVLLIPARPLLVRVMNSSGHGELLLLFGVAAALSGSALFDAVGIKGAVGALAAGLLLSNTEKADELSKNMLGLKDIFLVGFFLSVGMTQFPDGIGIAIAAALILILPLKALLYFLLFSMRFLRARTSWQASLDLANYSEFGLILLVVAAGVGWIPSIWIAVLALAIIGSFAISAPIAERGDVFYRHVRASLKRHERARRLPGDEDLHVLDIDYVVFGMGRIGSHAYSALNAQHPGRVLGVDMDSARIARAQAHQQTCVVGDATDPEFWSRTDGLVEHLSWVLLTMSSHEANVAAVELLRERGFVGKIAATSTFPDDAQDLRNLGVDLAFDVYAEAGAGFAAHLSQRIAEE